Proteins from a single region of bacterium:
- the ispH gene encoding 4-hydroxy-3-methylbut-2-enyl diphosphate reductase yields MNVDKVILAAPRGFCAGVEMAIKALAWLVRTFDAPVYCYHEIVHNKLVVRRFEKLGVVFVDDISEVPAGHPIMLSAHGSAPEVVEAATQQASYMVDAVCPLVTKVHHEVKVRAGKGYRIVYVGHEDHEEAVGTMAVAPEAIHPVESIDDVESLPDFDDPVALLAQTTLSHRDWEGVLHAARDRFPDMWTPGRSDLCFATTNRQAALTGIAEQCGTVVIVGSANSSNTMALEKLARELGCERVFRVNRASELPDDISGVVGLTAGASAPEELINEVLDRLAPAKGIEEVSITDEDEYFPPPRNLRDLIEASGSLASFSLGGPPSPLPMVDRKVAASDVLDGLIASR; encoded by the coding sequence GTGAACGTGGACAAGGTGATCCTGGCTGCTCCCCGGGGGTTCTGCGCCGGCGTGGAAATGGCCATCAAGGCGCTGGCCTGGCTGGTGCGCACCTTCGACGCGCCGGTGTACTGCTACCACGAGATCGTCCACAACAAGTTGGTGGTCCGCCGCTTCGAGAAGCTCGGAGTGGTGTTTGTGGACGACATCTCCGAGGTTCCCGCAGGCCATCCCATCATGTTGTCGGCCCACGGCTCGGCCCCCGAGGTGGTGGAGGCGGCCACCCAACAGGCCAGCTACATGGTGGACGCGGTGTGCCCGCTGGTGACCAAGGTCCACCATGAGGTCAAGGTGCGGGCCGGCAAGGGATACCGCATCGTGTACGTGGGCCACGAAGACCATGAGGAGGCGGTGGGCACTATGGCGGTGGCCCCGGAGGCCATCCACCCAGTGGAGAGCATCGACGATGTGGAGTCGCTCCCCGATTTCGACGATCCGGTGGCCCTGCTGGCCCAGACCACGCTGTCGCATCGTGACTGGGAGGGGGTGCTGCACGCGGCCCGCGACCGGTTCCCCGACATGTGGACACCGGGGCGCAGCGATCTGTGCTTTGCCACCACCAACCGGCAGGCGGCGCTGACCGGCATTGCCGAGCAGTGCGGCACCGTGGTGATCGTGGGCTCGGCCAACTCCTCCAACACCATGGCCCTGGAGAAGCTCGCCCGGGAGCTGGGCTGCGAGCGGGTGTTCCGGGTGAATCGGGCCTCAGAGCTGCCCGACGACATCTCCGGGGTGGTAGGGCTCACCGCCGGGGCCTCGGCCCCCGAGGAGCTGATCAACGAGGTGCTCGACCGGCTCGCCCCCGCCAAAGGGATCGAAGAAGTGTCCATCACCGATGAGGACGAGTACTTTCCCCCGCCCCGCAACCTGCGCGATCTGATTGAGGCCTCCGGTTCGCTGGCCTCCTTCAGCCTGGGAGGACCCCCCTCGCCTCTCCCGATGGTGGACCGCAAGGTGGCGGCCAGCGACGTGCTCGACGGGCTTATTGCCAGCCGCTGA